The Rubripirellula amarantea genome includes the window TTGCGTGACGATCGAGTCTTCGGAAATCTGCGGACTCATCTTTGGGTCGATCGCTAGCTCAACGCGGATCATGTTGCTGCCGTCGATGTAGCTAATGTCTTCGACCTGTCCCGCGCGATCACCGAGGATTTGAACCTCGGCACCACGATGTAGGTCCTTGACTTGGTCCTGGGCCATTTCGATCCAGTACTTGTCTTGCTTGACGAACAAGTCGCCCGCGCGAAGGAACAAGCCAGCGATCAAAACCAGGAACAGCAATAACACCAGCAAGAACAGACCGACAATCTGATTTGCGTAGCGAAGACGATAGGGCTCATTCACTGATGTCACCTCCGCACATTTCGAACTGGCCGCCGCTAATCGTCATGCGAAAGACGGGACCGGTGATCGCAGTGGAAAGATCATTCGGGTTGCTGGTGAACCAAATCACCGCGGCGCCGGCATCGCGAAGCTGGTTGATGGCTCCAATCAATTTAGACCGCATGTGGGCAGCCACCGACTGCATGGGATGTTCGAGCAGGATCAACGATGGATGATGAATGAGCGCTCTGATCCACTGGTGCAACTGCAGTACCGATGACTCGACAAAGGCCGGTCGTTCTCGGCTAATCAATGGCAACTCGAAGTGCTTCGCCCAATGCTTGAGTCGCTGTTCGATGGTGGATTGAGTTTGTCCGTGATGCAGGCTGGCCATGATTACGTTTTCGTAGACGGTCATGTTTTGAATCCAACCGTGTTCTTCAAAGACGCGACCAATCTGGCTGCGCATCTGAAAATGGCGGCTGTAGTCTTCACCCAACCAATCCTGGTTCTTGAAGATGACTTCGCCGTGATTGATGGGCTGAAGACCTTGAAGCATCGAAACGGTATCGCGTGCCTTATCGGATCGGTCAATTTGCAGCATCACGAGTTCACCAGCATGCACGCTCAAATCGGCATCCATCAAACGTAGCGAATCAGTGCTGCGTCCCGAGAAGGTAACGTGACGAAGTTCCAGCACGACTTCTGCGGTCGGCGTGGCATCGGCTTTCGGTTCGGCTTTGATGTCAGACAATTTTGAACACCAAAATGCGGCCGTAGATCAACAATGACAATACTGCCGAGACTCCGAAGACGGCGGTCAAGGCACGGATTCCACTGCGGCTCGAAACGCGGGGAACATCCGAGACGCTGCCTCGAATGTTAAGCCCATCGATGCAACAGATCGCGCCGGCGAATGCTCCCGCCAAAATAGTTTTGGGCACAAAGAACAGCAAGTCCAAGGACGTGAACTCGCGAATGATGACCTGAAGAAAGTCGCTCCATGGCAATCGAATCGACCCGACGGACCATCCAATCACGTATCCCGTGACAATCATCGTGGTGGCTAGGATCACCGCCAAACAAAAAACACTAATGATGATGCTCAGAATGCGCGGCATGACCAGGCACGTCATTGGATCGATGCCTTGGGAATCCAGTACTTCGATTTCGCCGTTCACCAACATCATCGCAAGCTCGGTCGAGATCGCGATTCCGCTGCGACCGATCACAACCATGCACGCCATCAACGGAGCGATCTCGCGAACGATAGCTCGCCATAACATCGGTGCGATGACGTCGGTGGTCACCCCCAACGTGTCGATCCAGAGGGCGGCTTGGACGATCAGCAAAATGCCAACCGCGGCGCCAAATCGAACGGTTAGAAAAATCGCGTCGACACTGGTAAAGAGTAACTGCCGAGCAAAGATCGCACGCACCGGCGGCGTCCAGGTGCCCGGACGACATGCCAACATGACCGTCGCCGACAGGATCGCAAAGATCGAAGTGAACGTCGCGCATCGTCTCAGGACCTGGGCCCCAAGGTACTCGGTCACGCCGCCTGACAGGATGGTGTCAGCCAAGCGGTGAACGATCGGTCGTTTGCGAGCGGTGGACACGAGTAATCAGATTGCGAGAACGTTCAAGGCAGTCAGCAGAAAGACCCTTCGGCCGCGCATCGGCTGACGGCCGTGACAACCGTCACTGCCGTTTTTATCGGTCGATCCATAACCCTACACTTGGCAAAACTGTTAAAACCGGAATTGCTAGCACGTTAAATGAGCTGCTAACTTTAACTAATCGGACCAATCGGAACCTTTGCCGGGCTGAATGATCGCCTCGCCAGGTCGGATGGACAACGTCTGTGCCCGTGAATCGCGGACCAGTTTGCTATGCCCTAGGAATTTGGATGCCTGAGAATCACGAAACGACGGCACCCCAGTGGGGATTTTTTCAGCGTCATGGTTTGTTGTTTGTGGGGACGTCGCCGGTTGTTGCCAACGCGATCGGTAGTCTCTTTAACGTTCTTTACAATCGAAACCAAGTTTTCCCGCTGTTCACCGACGCTCAACGGATGCGTTTCGATGATTGCGTGCTGTGGTTCAACTTGTTGATTTATCCGATCGCGATGTTGTGTTTCGTGATCCCGCTGCTGTGGCTCAGACCGATTCATCGCGATCTGTTGGCGGGAAAGCCGGTCGACGTCACGACCCATCAACGGGCTCAGCGATACGTCGTCAATTTGCCATGGTGGTTCTTGCTCGTTGCTTCGGCGGGTTGGCTCGTTTGCATTCCCGTCTTCATCATCTCGTTGTACGTTTTACCGGATCCACTTTCGGGCGTGATCGTTGCTCACCTTGTGACGTCGTTTCTGATCGCGTCGATGATTGCGATAACGCATAGTTTCTTTGCGGTGGAGTTGGCCATCCAGCACGCGTTGTTTCCCGTCTTTTTTCGTCGTGACATGCCGGCCGGCGAAACCATGCCGGCAAGCGTTCCTGGCATTGTGCCATTGAACATCACGTTGCGAGGTGTCCTTTGGACTGTGTCGTCAGTCGTTAGCCCTGTGATTTCGCTGGTCTTGATCCTGTTGTTGCCCGACGACGCGAACCTGGCACCACGGTTTGCGGTAGGAGTAGGCATCGTTGCGATCGCTTTCGGTTTGGCGACGAGTTGGATGCTTGGAAAGTTGGTCGTTACGCCGGTGCAACAACTTCGCCGGGCTGCCACTCAAGTTGCCAAAGGCGACCTCAATGCTCACATCCACTTGCTTTGCGCCGACGAGTTTGGGCATCTGATTAACAGTTTCAATTCGATGGTGGAAGGATTGCGGCACCGCGAGTTATTGCAGCAGACCTTTGGCCGGCATGTGGGCGAAGAAGCGGCCCGCCAAATCATCAGTCAGGGCGACCAACTGACAGGACGTGAGCAGGTGATTACGGTGATGTTCGTTGACGTTCGGAATTTCACTCACTATTCATCGAGTCATTCACCCAGCGAAGTTGTCACGGCTTTGAATGTGTTCTTTCGTGAAGCCGTCGAACGAGTGGAACAGCATGGTGGGATGGTCAACAAATTCTTAGGTGATGGGTTCATGGCGATTTTCGGAGTCGGATCGAACGCCGAAGGTCATGCGCAGGCGGCCGTCGATTCAGCGTTGTCGTTACGAGCTTGTGTCGATCAGTCGACGGACTTGTTTAAGAATGCCGGTTGGGATGATCTGCAAATCGGAGTCGGAATTAACACCGGACCCGCAGTGGTCGGCAGTATCGGGTCACCCAAACGTCAGGAGTACACTGCCATTGGCGACACCGTCAACGTCGCCGCACGAGTCGAGTCGTTAACAAAGGCGGTGGGTCAGTGTGTCTTGATCACTGAGTCGACCAGGGCCGCGTTAGGCGACTGCGTTGTGTGCAAACCGCTTCCACCTCAATTGGTCAAAGGCAAGGGAACGCCCTTGGTTGTGTTTGCCGTTGAATGAACCAGTCTGCTCGCGCGGCTGCCAACGTCTGGGGGCGTTCGATGGTGATTGCCAAACGAACGCAGTGGCTTAGCAACTTAGAAACCGGTGGTTTAGAAAGTAGTGGCTTGGAAACCGGTGGCTTAAAATCCAATAGTTGGAAACGGGTGTTTGAGGCGAGCTTGGTTGCAACGGAAAGCCGTTTGCAACAAGGCTAGCGATGGCGCATACCGAGACCAGATTGTTTGTTGCAATTTGGTGGGCGATTGGTACATCGAATGCACCGGCAAGCTAAGCTAGTCTCAGTTGGGTTCTTTCTCCCCGAGCGAAGTTTTCTGACGTAGCTCTTTGACGTTGCTTGATGAGCAAGATCAGGCTTTCGGTGACACCCAATCAACCCCTCAACACACTGCGAACTCCGCAGAAGGATTTGTCATGTTGCAATCGGTTCGTTTCGGCCTATTTGCGTTCAGTATCGTATTGACTAGTTCGTTGGCTCCGTTCGCGCTGGCTCAACCTCCTGGCGGTGGAGGACGTGGCGGAAATGGTGGAGGTCACGGTGGCGGTCACGGTGGACATGGCGGTAGCGGCCATGTTGGCGGTGGTGGTGGAAATCACGGCGGCCATGTTGGCAGTGGTGGTCAAGATCGAGGCGGCCAGAATCGAGGCGGCCACGTCGATCGCGGTGGCAGGTCGCCAGGCAATACACATTCAGGTTATGCAAGGCACCCGGGATACTCAGGGTCTTCGGGACGCGGTTCTTTGGGTTATGGATCTGGTCTCGGTTATTCACGATCGGGATTCAGTTTGTCGATCGGTAGCGGCTATCCGTACGGATATGGCGGGGTTGGCGTCTATGGGCGAGGATTGAGCGGTCCCGGTTACGGCAGTCTCGGTTACAACAGTCTCGGTTATGGCGGGCTTGGCTATGGCACCTATAGTTATCCGTACTCACTAGGTTACTCGTCGGGTTATTCGACCTATTCGCGTTCCCCTTACGCGACCAGCCCGTCGGTGGTTTACCCATCGCCGACCTATGCATCACCCACTTACCCGGCCGATAGCACAGTCTATGCGCCATCCACAAGCCGCTATCAAGCCGGCTATCGTTATGGCGAGACCGATTCGTCGTTAGAGCCACCGGCTTTTGATCCAGCGACTTCGGAACTGCGTCCTGGGATGGTATTGCCTGATGGCTCCACTGTCATTTCGGTCGGCCCGACCTCCCAACCCGTAGCAAGCCAACCATCGCTCGCGCAACCCGCCGATACACAGTCTGGTGAGACAGAGTCTGTTGAGACAGAGTCTGGTGAGACACAGACTGCACCCGAGGCAACCGTAGTCCCCACTGAAAACTAGTTGCTGAATATTGCGACTTGATAGTTTTTCACGAACTGATCTCTCGTGCGCGAGCGGGTTGCCGGCACCCGCGCTCTAGCAATGGGGCTCAGCTCTTCCTGAATTGAACTGTGATCAGCTTTAATGGCATCGGCGATACCGGGCCTGAGCTGAGTCTGCTGGACGAATGTTTGATTTTGATAGAATCCTTCGGTAGTGATGCAAAACTAAGGTTGCATCTCCCCGCACTACGTCGGCAAAACTTCTAGAATTTCCCTGCACCCCCTTGATCAAGGGGGTCGTTGGCGTGATAACTGTGAGCAGTGCTACACGGCGATGGGTAGCACGAAGTCAGTCCACGGGTATGGTCAATCGACGAGATGCTTCTCTTCGGTCAAGACAACGTCCTCGGGCTAACTTTGTTCCCGATCTGATAAGTATCGCCCTCACAAGAGACTTACAGGCGGACCCTTTGATTGGCTCGCGTCAGCGTCGCAGTGCAGCGAAGTGGTCCAATTTAATGAATCCGAGCCACGGCTCGATAGTTGGTCTAGCCGTACTTAATCCGCAAATGGCACAGCCACTTTTTCCCGCGTGGGAACGAATTCGTAGTTGTCCAAAAACCGTTCAATACACACCGTTGCAGCGGAGTTCTTGCGTGCGTCCTTTCAAACCGACGGATGGTCTGGATCTTTTTTAATTCGGCACCCCCTAATCCACTGGATACGATCGTGAACATGTTCCCATCACGGCACGCCAAACTTCGGCGTCGTTTAAAGATTCAAGGTTTAGAAGATCGACGTCTGTTGGCCGTGTTACCGGGGTTGGAGTCGATCGACTTTGACGGACATGATATCACCGTGGGGATCATCTCGGATAGTTTCAACACTCATGGTGGAATTCGATCGGCAGTGATGGCGGGTGAGTTGCCTGGCCGCGACAACCCCAATGGCTTCGATACTCCGGTCGAAGTGCTTAGCGAAGCTACATACTCGAGGCAAGACCGCGGTCGCGGTATCGCTGAATTGATTCACGATGTGGCACCCGCGGCATCACTAATTTTTCATGCGGCACCTAGTACCTACTACGGGATTGCGAGCACCATGTCCGCGCTCGTCCACGCCGGTGCGGATGTGATTGTCACGGATATGCAATACCCAGCGGGCGATGCGTTTCTTGAGTCATACATCGACGAACGAATCCGAGAAATTGTAAGCTCAGGCGTTACCGTGATCGCCGCTGCCGGTAACGCGGGTGATACCGGATATCTTGCTCCGTTCGAGTCCGTCGAACTCTCGTCGCGCCCTGGTGACGTTCCGGCGTCGATCGGCGACATTCCGTTGCATGACTTTGACAGCGGTCCGAACGTAGACGTGACTCAGTCGTTTACTTTACCGGCGGGTCAGTCCATCGCCATTACGCTGAGTTGGAATGGTAGCCCCTATTATCTGCCAACTGGATCGCCTAGTGATGAGTATCTCGACACGTCCTATCAATTGTTCTTAACTGACGAAGCGGGGCAAAACGTGCTCGACGAGAGTTTTCCTTTTTGGTACGGCAATGGTTACTTCGTTGGACAAGTCTCTTATCACAATGAAACGCAGAGTACCCAAACACTGAATTTGATTGTCGGTGAAGCTCAGAATGTGTTCTTAGCGAATCCAGTCATTTCCATCATCGCCAACGAGTCACTAGCGCTTGATTCGTTCGAGTACAAGACGCACTCGTCACCTCAACTAGGCGTATCAACGATGGAATCGGTGATTACTGTCGGAGCGTCGCGCGGCAGTGCTCAAGCTCGAAGTTATTCAAGCATTGGTGGCCGGGAAATTGAGTGGCTATACGATCCCACTCATGCAGATCACGGTGATTATGGGACGATTGACTACATCGGTGCGACCTATGCGAAGCCCAATATACTTGCACCCGACGGCGACGAGCTGTTCACATTAAGACCGGAGTGGAACGTTACGTCAGCTCCAGATTCCAAGCAATTCTACAGCACTTCAGCGTCAGCCGCGAAGACTGCGGGCTTGGTCGCGTTGATGCTTGAGGCGTCCGAGGGCGGCATGTCGCCTGAGCAGGTGCGCCAGGTTCTCGAGGAGACTGCAAAGGACATTGGGCCAACCGGTTTCGACTTCGTCAATGGGCATGGCGTAATCAATGCCGACGTTGCGGTGCAGGCGGCCGAAAAATACCGGGTTCCCCCGCCCTTTGAGTTTGCGTTCACGGCGGAGTTGCCCGATGGCCAGCGTGAGTTATTCGTTAGCGACGGTACCGATGCGGGCACGCGGCTGTTGCGAGACCTTTCAGGCAAACATTCATCAGATCCCCGCGACCTGACCTCGATAGGTGGCAGGCTGTTTTTCACGGCAGTGCTTCCCAGTGGTGAACGCGAGTTATTTCGCAGCGATGGAACGGCGGATACGACGGCGCTGGTATCGAACCTCGCGGGGACTTCAAGCAGCAATCCTCGTGAATTGACCGTTGTGGGAAACACGCTGTTCTTTGTGATGACCCAACGCAATGGCGAAGATCGTGTTTACAAAACGACGGGATCTCGAAGCAGCACGGTGCCGGTTTCGGCAACAAGCATTGGTCAACCTCAAGACCTGTTTGCGGTAGAAGACCAGCTTTGCTTTCTAGGTCGGGAGCGTGATACATCGCAGCAACGCGTTTATGCCTTTTTTGAAAATGGAGTAAGAAGCGGATCTTGGAAGATCAATCCTCCTGTCGAAGAGCTCATTCCCTTTGGCAGTAGCGTTGCCGCCGTGGTCCGGACGTCGGCGGGGCGTCGCATTCACGCATTGGTGAATGAGGGCTCGGGACGAAGGTTCGCTCGCGAGTCACGAGATGTGTTCGCAGTCGTGGGACCAGTGGTCCGTTCGGACGACAGTCTCTTTTTTACCGCCGCGGACGAGCAAGGCAAGCTCACCATTCGGCGAGCGGTGTTAAGTAACGATGGCCGCACGGTGTCGACCAATGTGGTCGCTCAAGGACCCGAGTTGCGAGGCAACCCAGAATCGTTGACCGTCATAGACGATCAATTGTTCTTCACGGCAAATATTCCACCGGCGAATCGGGAGCTGATGGTCAGTGATGTAGAAGGCGGTTCTACGCGAGTCGTACGCGACCTTTTCGGTACGGTTAGCTCAGATCCGCAGCAATTGACTGCAGCTGGCGACCGATTGTTCTTCACGGTAGTGTTCCCCAGCGGCGAAGTTGAATTACTTGCTTCGGATCCGACGCTTTCGCAGACGTATCGTGTCAAAGACCTTTCTGGCAACGTCAGTTCCGACCCAAAGGGTTTGACGGAAGTCTCGGAGCGATTGGTGTTCTCTGCTGTTCAAGGCAATGGTCAACGAGAGCTATACACTTCCGATGGCACAAGTCGAGGAACGCGGCGGATCGCCAATTTGTCTGGTTCACATTCGTCGGACCCCAAGTACTTCGCAGCGACGACGTTCCAGGTCGAACCTCAAAATTTTGTCGATGAGTCTGGTGAGTCGGAAGCGGTCGTTTGGGCGGCAGACGCATCGTTTGAGTCGACGGATGTGAATCGCGATGGCAAGACATCAGCGGTCGATGCATTGATGATTATCAATGCGATGCATACTGATCCAGCTGGATTTTCGCCGATGGACGTCAATGGTGATCGCGCGGTTACGGCACTCGATGCCTTGGTGGTGATCAATCGCTTTAGTCGCGAGCGGGGCGTTGCAGATATCGACGGCAATAGCGTTGGCGAAAATGGCACCGAAACTGACGACGATTTATTGACCCTACTCAGTCATGACTCACGTCTGTTCTAACGTCCGACTCGCGTGCTAGCGTCCGATTCAATGCCGGGATGACAGGCGAATCGCCTTGGGCGGGGTGCTTCGTGCAAGGTGTTTCGTACTGGGTCTTGCGGCGCGATGCGGTCTTGCGATGCGGTCTTGCGGTGCAGGCGGAAATGGGGCGTCCGATCTGCATGCTCACCTTGCCTCTCTCTCCCGTTCGCCCAAGTTCGGCGATCGTTCTGCAATCGGTAAGTAGGCATCGCGCGGGGAACGTGCCGATCGCGTGCCGGTACGGCTTACGATCCACCCATTAGGATCTGAGCTGCTTTCTGGCAGATCTGCCCGAAGGAATATCTCTTTGTGCACACACTAAGGTCGCTCACCGTGTTCCTCAAGCAAACTCAATGCCACCTACTAGTACACTTGTTCGTCGTTCTCTCGCTGTTGGTCATGGTTCCAGCCAACGCGGGTGTCGTATCAACGTTGGGCTCGCCTGGTTCGAATGGTTCTGATGGAAGCGATGGAGATCCGCCATCGAATGGTACGAATGCCGGCGCTAGGGGCAACTCAACCGGGGCCGCCGTTGATCCGCTTGACTCGAACAACCGAGCTACCGTCGTTGGCGGAAATGGTGGGGCAGGTGGCAACGGATGGAATTCTCTAAATCCAAACGCTCCAGGTGGAAACGGGGGAAACGGAGGGAATGGGGGCACCGGCAATGCGACCGCAGCCGTAACAATTGGAGGGGACAGTGCTAGTGCGGATGGATCTGGTGGCGCGGGTGGATCAGAGGGTTTCCCGGGATCGGTGCCTGGCGGTTTGTATGGAGCGGTCAGTGCGCGGGGGACCGTGCCGGACAGTTCTAGTGTCAGCGCGAGCATCTACAAGATAGGAGGCAATGGTGGCAACGCGTATGAAAACGGCAACGGCGGGAACGGTGCTTCAGTACAAGCCAATGGCTCCGACGCGGTTGCAGGCGTCGAATTTGACACCGCCTATATTGATCAATCGGTAGTCGGTGGATCGGGTGGCAACACGGTTGGCGGCATCGCAGGGGCCGGTGGCGTAGCATCCATCAGTCACAATAACTCGAACCTAAATGAGCTTGGTAGTGACGGCCGACTCAACTTGTCTTTGACGGGCGGCAATGGAGGAAGTTCTTCTACGAACAATGGTGCCGATGGAGCCGAAGCTTCAGCGACGGTAAACATTGCTGACACAGGCTAACTGACTCTAGATATCTACTCGATTGGTGGAAACGGTGGCAGCAGTATGACCGGCAACGGTGGGACTGCGGATATTGCTACGGCTCGGGTTGCCTCGACCGGTGGCGGCGATCTAGTTGTTCGGCTCACTCAGCAGGGTGGGACCGGTGGGTCAAGTTCGAGTAGCACAGGCGGCGATGGCGGAACGGTAAATGTCGCTTCCCTATCAGGGCAACTCGACAGCGTTGGTAGCGCCGTCCTTCGACGGACGATTGCCGCGGGGACAGGCGGTGATACGACCGATGGACAAGCTGGCGCTGCTGGCGATGCGATCGCCAACTTCGCTGAATCTTCAGGCACGAACAGCCTCCTCGATGTTTCACTAACAAGCTATGGCGGTCGATCGGGGCTGGGCCAATCAGGTGACACTCAATCGGCCGTGGGCATCAGCGCTTCAGTGGTGGCCAGCGTCGGTAGTCTTGTCGAAGTCGAAGCGACGTCAACGGTTGACGTCGTCCCCTCGGCTTCTTCGGTGGGCCGAGTAGGCTTCATTCATTTTGCACGCGATGTCGATGCCGCGTCGGTTGCAACATCGCTGATGTCGCAATCACTGGCCAATGAAACTTTTGGTGTCGTCGGCGGTTCGTTAGTTGATCCGTCTACGATTGCTGCCACGGGATCTTGGGGAGCTAGCTATCGGGATTCTGGCGTCGGGCAACATTCGGTCCGTGTGTCGACCAACATCACATTGAATACCGATCAGTTTATCGACCATCGAGACGTTGGTAGAAACCTTGGCAGAGCAAGCCTCAAGTCGTTCTTTGGCGATTGGCTTCACGGATGATGAGTTGGTGTTTTGCCAGCTTCAGATTTGTCGCGAATTCATGAGACTCTTTGAGGAGTACCACCAAGACGTTTTGCGTCACTGCGCGGAATTCTTTTCTGAAGATTTTGTGTTTGTCTGTGCTGGCACTCAAGCGAACCCGATCGCAGGAACATTTCAATCGTTGTCTGGATTCCAAACTTGGTTAAATACCTTCTTCGGGATTTTCACTCGTTCGACTAACCATCAATTGAACCCCACTCTTTTCACCCAGGGGCAATCGGTTGTGGTGTCTTACCAAGAGGTTGTCGTTGCTCGCGGCTACACAAGCCCGCCGATCTGGGTGAACTTGCATTTCCTGTTCAATGAAGGTCGCATTGAACGGCTACGGGA containing:
- a CDS encoding P-loop NTPase family protein; amino-acid sequence: MSDIKAEPKADATPTAEVVLELRHVTFSGRSTDSLRLMDADLSVHAGELVMLQIDRSDKARDTVSMLQGLQPINHGEVIFKNQDWLGEDYSRHFQMRSQIGRVFEEHGWIQNMTVYENVIMASLHHGQTQSTIEQRLKHWAKHFELPLISRERPAFVESSVLQLHQWIRALIHHPSLILLEHPMQSVAAHMRSKLIGAINQLRDAGAAVIWFTSNPNDLSTAITGPVFRMTISGGQFEMCGGDISE
- a CDS encoding ABC transporter permease translates to MSTARKRPIVHRLADTILSGGVTEYLGAQVLRRCATFTSIFAILSATVMLACRPGTWTPPVRAIFARQLLFTSVDAIFLTVRFGAAVGILLIVQAALWIDTLGVTTDVIAPMLWRAIVREIAPLMACMVVIGRSGIAISTELAMMLVNGEIEVLDSQGIDPMTCLVMPRILSIIISVFCLAVILATTMIVTGYVIGWSVGSIRLPWSDFLQVIIREFTSLDLLFFVPKTILAGAFAGAICCIDGLNIRGSVSDVPRVSSRSGIRALTAVFGVSAVLSLLIYGRILVFKIV
- a CDS encoding adenylate/guanylate cyclase domain-containing protein, with the protein product MPENHETTAPQWGFFQRHGLLFVGTSPVVANAIGSLFNVLYNRNQVFPLFTDAQRMRFDDCVLWFNLLIYPIAMLCFVIPLLWLRPIHRDLLAGKPVDVTTHQRAQRYVVNLPWWFLLVASAGWLVCIPVFIISLYVLPDPLSGVIVAHLVTSFLIASMIAITHSFFAVELAIQHALFPVFFRRDMPAGETMPASVPGIVPLNITLRGVLWTVSSVVSPVISLVLILLLPDDANLAPRFAVGVGIVAIAFGLATSWMLGKLVVTPVQQLRRAATQVAKGDLNAHIHLLCADEFGHLINSFNSMVEGLRHRELLQQTFGRHVGEEAARQIISQGDQLTGREQVITVMFVDVRNFTHYSSSHSPSEVVTALNVFFREAVERVEQHGGMVNKFLGDGFMAIFGVGSNAEGHAQAAVDSALSLRACVDQSTDLFKNAGWDDLQIGVGINTGPAVVGSIGSPKRQEYTAIGDTVNVAARVESLTKAVGQCVLITESTRAALGDCVVCKPLPPQLVKGKGTPLVVFAVE
- a CDS encoding dockerin type I domain-containing protein, coding for MFPSRHAKLRRRLKIQGLEDRRLLAVLPGLESIDFDGHDITVGIISDSFNTHGGIRSAVMAGELPGRDNPNGFDTPVEVLSEATYSRQDRGRGIAELIHDVAPAASLIFHAAPSTYYGIASTMSALVHAGADVIVTDMQYPAGDAFLESYIDERIREIVSSGVTVIAAAGNAGDTGYLAPFESVELSSRPGDVPASIGDIPLHDFDSGPNVDVTQSFTLPAGQSIAITLSWNGSPYYLPTGSPSDEYLDTSYQLFLTDEAGQNVLDESFPFWYGNGYFVGQVSYHNETQSTQTLNLIVGEAQNVFLANPVISIIANESLALDSFEYKTHSSPQLGVSTMESVITVGASRGSAQARSYSSIGGREIEWLYDPTHADHGDYGTIDYIGATYAKPNILAPDGDELFTLRPEWNVTSAPDSKQFYSTSASAAKTAGLVALMLEASEGGMSPEQVRQVLEETAKDIGPTGFDFVNGHGVINADVAVQAAEKYRVPPPFEFAFTAELPDGQRELFVSDGTDAGTRLLRDLSGKHSSDPRDLTSIGGRLFFTAVLPSGERELFRSDGTADTTALVSNLAGTSSSNPRELTVVGNTLFFVMTQRNGEDRVYKTTGSRSSTVPVSATSIGQPQDLFAVEDQLCFLGRERDTSQQRVYAFFENGVRSGSWKINPPVEELIPFGSSVAAVVRTSAGRRIHALVNEGSGRRFARESRDVFAVVGPVVRSDDSLFFTAADEQGKLTIRRAVLSNDGRTVSTNVVAQGPELRGNPESLTVIDDQLFFTANIPPANRELMVSDVEGGSTRVVRDLFGTVSSDPQQLTAAGDRLFFTVVFPSGEVELLASDPTLSQTYRVKDLSGNVSSDPKGLTEVSERLVFSAVQGNGQRELYTSDGTSRGTRRIANLSGSHSSDPKYFAATTFQVEPQNFVDESGESEAVVWAADASFESTDVNRDGKTSAVDALMIINAMHTDPAGFSPMDVNGDRAVTALDALVVINRFSRERGVADIDGNSVGENGTETDDDLLTLLSHDSRLF